The proteins below come from a single Papaver somniferum cultivar HN1 chromosome 11, ASM357369v1, whole genome shotgun sequence genomic window:
- the LOC113324409 gene encoding protein ORAOV1 homolog encodes MESLSINSWDAINSLDDTHRQEGIDAGYKDGLISGKEDGKQVGLKLGFEVGAELGYYQGCLDVWNSAIKIEPNCFSSRIQNNIKQMTELIKTYPVFDPENEKVQEIMNALRLKFKVISATLSMKLEHGKSLDF; translated from the coding sequence ATGGAATCTCTTTCTATTAACTCATGGGATGCAATAAACTCTTTAGATGATACACACCGCCAGGAAGGAATTGATGCAGGATATAAAGATGGTCTGATTTCAGGAAAAGAAGATGGGAAACAAGTAGGCTTAAAATTAGGGTTCGAAGTTGGAGCAGAATTAGGGTATTATCAAGGTTGTTTAGATGTTTGGAACTCAGCTATTAAAATTGAACCCAATTGTTTTTCATCTAGGATTCAAAACAATATTAAACAGATGACTGAATTAATCAAAACTTATCCAGTTTTTGATCCTGAGAATGAgaaggttcaagagattatgaatgcTTTGAGATTGAAATTTAAAGTTATTTCAGCTACGTTGTCAATGAAATTGGAGCACGGAAAGAGCCTTGATTTTTGA
- the LOC113322724 gene encoding uncharacterized protein LOC113322724 — MFKLMSQRTLPRCFRNRDSKNGMKKTNSKRRRQKAESRNRTALESTEKATKLYQGVAVVNKFEDEAYNRVGYTIVSKFTPNAVDGSGAVRKAVVAVVKAAFDSIDLELNCGTHPRLRVVDHISFHPLAQTSLDGTARLAELVATDIGSSLQVQATPTEGVVVVGATQWVDNYNVPIFTNKITAVRRISRRVSGRVGGISSVQAMALAHGEDIIEVACNLLEPSKFIADQV, encoded by the exons ATGTTCAAGTTGATGAGCCAGAGGACCTTGCCTCGATGCTTTCGAAATAGGGATTCGAAGAATGGCATGAAAAAGACCAACAGCAAGCGAAGGAGGCAAAAGGCTGAAAGTCGTAATAGGACAGCACTAGAGTCAACTGAGAAAGCTACCAAGCTATACCAAGGGGTGGCTGTTGTTAACAAGTTTGAAGATGAAGCTTATAATCGGGTTGGGTACACCATTGTTTCTAAGTTTACTCCAAATGCGGTCGATGGATCTGGTGCCGTTAGAAAAGCTGTGGTGGCAGTGGTTAAAGCTGCTTTTGATTCTATAGACCTTGAGTTAAATTGTGGGACTCATCCTCGGCTCAGAGTTGTGGACCATATTTCCTTCCACCCTCTAGCTCAAACTTCTCTGGACGGAACAGCTAGGCTTGCAGAGTTGGTGGCAACTGACATCGGCTCCAGTCTTCAAG TTCAAGCAACGCCAACTGAAGGGGTTGTGGTAGTCGGAGCAACTCAGTGGGTTGATAACTATAACGTGCCCATCTTCACTAATAAAATAACTGCTGTTCGTAGGATTTCAAGAAGGGTGAGTGGGCGAGTAGGAGGGATTTCGTCTGTTCAAGCAATGGCACTTGCACATGGTGAGGACATCATTGAGGTGGCGTGCAATCTGTTGGAGCCAAGTAAATTCATTGCTGATCAGGTTTAA
- the LOC113322723 gene encoding alpha-L-arabinofuranosidase 1-like, producing MDSRNLLLSILFYAFIGICLLYPSFVIGETNAQPAHLIVNASQGGSKIPDTLFGIFFEEINHAGAGGLWAELVSNRGFEAGGQNIPSNIDPWSIIGDESSVIISTDRSSLFERNKIALRMDVLCENKGCPTGGVGIYNPGYWGMNIENGKSYKVIFYTKSLDSVDISVSLASTNGSQILATSNILASSSEVSNWKKVELQLEAKGTDHYARLQLTTTKKGVIWFDQVSAMPVDTYKGRGFRKELVQMLANLKPRFIRFPGGCFVEGEWLRNAFRWKESVGPWEERPGHFGDVWMYWTDDGLGYFEFLQLAEDLGSLPVWVINNGISHQDQVSTSSILPFVQEMLESIEFARGDANTKWGSVRAAMGHPEPFNLKYVAIGNEDCGKKNYRGNYLKFYDALKRSYPDIRIISNCDGSSQKLDHPADMYDFHIYTSASRIFSMNHQFDHTSHTGPKAFVSEYAVTGTDAGIGSFLAALGEAGFLIGLEKNSDVIEMASYAPLFVNDNDRRWRPDAIVFNSWKQYGTPSYWMQQFFAESSGATLLNHVLQSNLSSSLVASTIKWRSSEDNTDYIRIKIVNFGGEAVNLKISLDGLTNSKYFTGSTKTILTSKNLMDENSFTEPNKVVPVQSLFENAGEEMDVMLPPHSFSSFDLLTKSNDLLISSVVDPVYNSAATA from the exons ATGGATTCTCGTAATTTACTTCTTAGTATTCTCTTTTATGCCTTCATTGGGATATGTTTGTTGTACCCGAGTTTTGTCATAGGAGAAACAAATGCTCAACCTGCTCACCTGATTGTAAATGCATCACAAGGTGGCTCAAAGATTCCTGACACTCTTTTTGGTATTTTCTTTGAG GAAATCAACCATGCTGGAGCTGGCGGGCTATGGGCTGAGCTTGTTAGCAACAGAG GATTTGAAGCTGGTGGCCAGAATATTCCTTCCAACATTGATCCATGGTCTATTATCGGGGATGAGTCATCGGTTATCATATCAACTGACCGTTCTTCACTTTTCGAACGCAATAAGATAGCTCTTCGAATGGATGTACTCTGTGAGAACAAAGGCTGCCCAACTGGAGGAGTTGGAATATATAATCCTGGATACTGGGGCATG AACATTGAAAACGGAAAGTCCTATAAAGTGATTTTTTATACTAAGTCACTTGATTCGGTTGACATCTCAGTTTCGTTGGCCAGCACAAATGGATCGCAAATCCTGGCTACCTCCAACATCTT GGCTTCCTCTTCTGAAGTTTCAAACTGGAAAAAAGTAGAGCTTCAGTTGGAAGCCAAGGGAACAGACCATTATGCAAGACTTCAGTTGACAACAACTAAGAAAGGGGTAATTTGGTTTGACCAGGTGTCAGCCATGCCCGTGGACACTTATAAG GGCCGTGGTTTCCGTAAGGAACTTGTTCAGATGCTTGCAAATCTCAAACCTCGTTTTATCAGATTTCCAG GTGGCTGCTTCGTTGAAGGTGAATGGTTAAGAAATGCATTTCGCTGGAAAGAAAGTGTTGGTCCATGGGAGGAGCGACCCGGACATTTTGGCGATGTTTGGATGTATTGGACTGACGATGGGCTAGGATATTTCGAGTTTCTTCAA TTGGCGGAGGACCTTGGATCCTTGCCGGTTTGGGTAATCAACAATG GAATTAGCCATCAGGACCAAGTATCTACTTCCTCCATCTTACCTTTTGTCCAG GAAATGCTTGAAAGCATTGAGTTTGCCAGAGGTGACGCAAATACAAAATGGGGTTCTGTGCGTGCTGCAATGGGGCACCCGGAACCTTTCAACTTAAAATATGTTGCAATTGGAAATGAAGATTGTGGAAAGAAAAACTATCGCG GAAACTATCTCAAGTTCTATGATGCTCTAAAAAGATCTTACCCGGACATCAGAATTATCTCAAATTGTGATGGCTCTTCTCAAAAGCTGGATCACCCAGCCGATATGTATGATTTTCAT ATTTACACATCTGCTAGCAGAATTTTTTCTATGAACCACCAGTTCGATCATACATCACATACTGGTCCTAAG GCTTTTGTGAGCGAATATGCTGTAACTGGAACTGATGCTGGAATAGGTAGTTTCTTAGCAGCATTGGGCGAAGCTGGTTTCCTCATTGGGCTTGAAAAAAACAG TGATGTTATTGAGATGGCAAGTTATGCACCACTTTTTGTCAATGACAATGACCGAAG GTGGAGACCAGATGCGATTGTCTTCAATTCGTGGAAGCAATATGGAACACCTAGCTATTGGATGCAACAATTCTTTGCAGAGTCCAGTGGTGCAACTCTTCTTAATCACGTACTTCAGTCGAATTTATCATCATCTTTGGTTGCCTCTACTATTAAGTGGAGAAGTTCAGAGGATAACACCGACTACATTAGAATAAAG ATTGTCAACTTTGGAGGCGAAGCAGTGAATCTTAAGATCTCGCTGGATggattaacaaactcaaaatatttTACTGGATCAACAAAAACTATACTGACATCCAAGAATCTAATGGATGAGAATTCATTCACTGAACCAAACAAG GTGGTGCCAGTTCAGAGTCTATTTGAAAATGCAGGGGAAGAAATGGATGTAATGCTTCCCCCACATTccttctcatcttttgatttgttAACAAAATCGAACGATCTCCTCATTTCGAGTGTCGTTGATCCTGTTTATAATTCTGCTGCTACTGcttga